A region of Acidisarcina sp. DNA encodes the following proteins:
- a CDS encoding class I SAM-dependent methyltransferase, which yields MRHPFDLKFGVETSGLICGRDLVTGHAHDRHNTAYFGVSPSILHALCAHWQSAPLSAALDQYSFIDLGCGMGRAILLAAEMPFREVVGVELNATLAATAQKNIQAWESAGRVRCSTRVVCGDATEFQFPENPCVVFLFNPFGGTVLRRLIKKIERAFAQRPGQLDLLYVNHECESLLTQHRGFIQLWSGAIYKSSEDEEADRKILYNQPDGEYIASEYESCSAYRWTGVARPGRNKPLAENGQPRV from the coding sequence ATGCGGCATCCATTTGATCTCAAATTTGGCGTGGAAACGAGCGGGTTAATCTGCGGACGCGACCTCGTCACCGGCCACGCGCATGACCGGCACAACACTGCATATTTTGGTGTGTCGCCCTCGATTCTGCACGCTCTTTGTGCGCATTGGCAGAGCGCGCCCTTGTCTGCGGCGCTGGATCAGTACAGCTTTATCGATCTTGGCTGCGGCATGGGCCGCGCGATTCTGCTGGCGGCGGAGATGCCGTTTCGCGAGGTCGTCGGCGTGGAGTTAAACGCTACGCTGGCTGCCACGGCACAAAAGAACATTCAGGCATGGGAGTCTGCGGGACGGGTAAGATGCTCGACGCGGGTTGTGTGCGGAGATGCGACGGAGTTCCAGTTTCCTGAAAATCCATGCGTCGTCTTTCTCTTCAATCCATTTGGCGGGACGGTCCTTCGACGCCTGATCAAGAAGATCGAACGCGCCTTTGCGCAGCGGCCTGGACAACTGGACCTGCTCTACGTCAATCACGAGTGCGAGAGCCTGCTCACGCAACACCGCGGATTCATCCAGTTATGGAGCGGGGCGATTTACAAGTCTTCCGAGGACGAGGAAGCAGACCGGAAGATTCTGTATAACCAGCCGGATGGCGAGTACATCGCCTCTGAATATGAATCCTGCTCAGCGTATCGCTGGACTGGCGTAGCCAGGCCCGGCAGAAATAAGCCGCTCGCTGAAAATGGACAGCCACGCGTCTGA
- a CDS encoding aminotransferase class V-fold PLP-dependent enzyme: protein MTTLTETRTDQLTLDPENWAELRALGHRMLDDIFQHLETLRKQPAWQPMPAAVTQELNRSLPLQGQGAEEVYEEFLSNVLPYTSGNRHPRAWGWVRGNGTPLAMLADMLASGINAHLGGGQQAPILVEKQVIAWMAEVMGMPASSSGILTSGGTMANLIGLAVARHAKAGFDVRQEGLQGDHPQLLVYGSAETHMWARKSMELLGLGRRSLRRIAVDADHRIVVAELEKQIAADRDAGHQPIAVIANAGTVNTGAIDDIEALLKVCRREDLWLHVDGAFGALLKLSPRYSSLVRGIEKADSLAFDMHKWMYLPFGIGCVLFRDAAEHSGTFATPANYLESAERGLLAGGMGFSDLGIELTRSFNALKLWMSLKAHGLETYSALIEQNVEQVKHLASLIDQHVDLQRMAPQVMNVLCFRYAPPSYANDTEKLNALNREIVMRMQESGQFIVSGTVLNGEYAMRVANTNHRSRMEDFDALVAEVLLVGEELAFSEAEDA, encoded by the coding sequence ATGACGACACTCACGGAGACCAGGACCGATCAATTAACGCTCGACCCGGAGAATTGGGCGGAATTACGGGCGTTAGGGCATCGCATGCTGGACGACATCTTCCAGCACCTGGAGACCCTTAGGAAACAACCCGCATGGCAACCGATGCCAGCTGCGGTGACACAGGAATTGAATCGATCCTTACCCCTCCAGGGACAAGGAGCCGAAGAGGTTTACGAAGAGTTCCTCTCCAACGTGCTGCCCTACACCAGCGGCAACCGCCACCCACGGGCGTGGGGTTGGGTCCGGGGAAACGGAACGCCGCTGGCCATGCTGGCGGATATGCTTGCCTCAGGAATCAACGCGCATCTGGGCGGGGGACAGCAGGCGCCGATCCTCGTAGAGAAACAGGTGATTGCATGGATGGCGGAGGTGATGGGCATGCCTGCGTCGTCGAGCGGAATCCTCACCAGCGGCGGCACCATGGCAAACCTGATTGGATTGGCCGTGGCGCGCCATGCCAAAGCCGGATTTGATGTGCGCCAGGAGGGCCTGCAGGGCGACCATCCGCAGCTTCTGGTCTACGGCTCCGCGGAAACGCACATGTGGGCACGCAAGAGCATGGAACTGCTTGGGCTTGGCAGGCGTTCGCTGCGGCGGATCGCCGTCGATGCCGATCACAGGATCGTCGTTGCGGAGCTTGAGAAACAGATCGCGGCGGACCGCGACGCGGGGCACCAACCAATCGCGGTCATCGCCAATGCCGGGACGGTCAACACCGGAGCGATCGACGATATCGAAGCGCTGCTTAAAGTGTGCCGCAGGGAAGATCTCTGGCTGCACGTCGATGGAGCCTTTGGCGCGCTCCTTAAGCTCTCCCCCCGGTATTCCTCTCTGGTGCGCGGAATCGAAAAAGCAGACTCGCTGGCCTTCGATATGCACAAGTGGATGTATCTGCCCTTTGGCATAGGCTGTGTGCTCTTCCGCGATGCAGCCGAACACTCCGGAACGTTTGCCACTCCCGCCAACTACCTGGAGAGTGCAGAACGTGGTTTGCTGGCCGGGGGCATGGGCTTCTCCGATCTCGGCATTGAGCTGACGCGAAGCTTTAACGCGCTGAAGCTGTGGATGTCCCTGAAGGCTCATGGACTGGAGACGTACTCCGCTCTGATCGAGCAGAATGTCGAACAGGTCAAGCACCTTGCGTCCTTAATCGATCAGCACGTCGATCTACAACGGATGGCGCCACAGGTGATGAACGTTCTGTGCTTCCGTTATGCTCCGCCATCCTATGCAAACGATACGGAAAAGCTGAACGCGCTCAATCGTGAGATCGTCATGCGCATGCAGGAGTCAGGCCAATTCATCGTGTCCGGCACAGTGCTCAACGGCGAGTATGCCATGCGCGTGGCCAATACAAATCATCGCAGCCGGATGGAGGACTTCGATGCCCTGGTAGCGGAAGTTCTGCTGGTAGGCGAAGAACTTGCGTTCAGTGAGGCGGAGGACGCCTGA